From one Mytilus galloprovincialis chromosome 13, xbMytGall1.hap1.1, whole genome shotgun sequence genomic stretch:
- the LOC143056257 gene encoding neuronal acetylcholine receptor subunit alpha-9-I-like: protein MNKILRIALLLISFDAIPCLGQAIGGGDAAQALVTSLFSNYSTIVRPNKDYTKPMNVDLDMILVGINGLDEVEGKLTTTGYLSVRWIDEYLTWDTAEVMQLYIPQDRIWKPDLTLKNGFTKLTTLGSDFILAQIMNGAVFWQPFEVFESKCTIDITHFPFDQQTCELVFVVWSYFIDDVNVTKGNNGIEIEDMEESAQWSIISTSAKEDKEGTESKVTFTLTLQRSSGYYIFNIIIPVIFLGLLNVFTYVLPADSGEKMGYAMTVFLSFSVFLTIVSSELPKSSGSYFGYYLMALLGFGVITVCVTAFELRMHHWQSKVPSWVKTIIRCACCCCCCEDNRVDDVENKKKTKKVTWPDVTAFIDFVMFWILFISFIALTGVVMVILKLRIKMPF, encoded by the coding sequence ATGAACAAGATATTAAGAATTGCACTATTACTTATATCTTTCGACGCAATTCCATGTCTTGGACAGGCGATCGGTGGCGGAGATGCCGCCCAGGCTCTTGTCACGAGCCTATTTTCAAATTACAGTACAATAGTTCGACCAAACAAGGATTATACGAAACCGATGAACGTTGATCTAGACATGATCCTTGTTGGTATAAACGGTTTAGATGAAGTTGAGGGTAAATTAACAACAACTGGTTACCTGTCCGTTAGATGGATAGACGAATATTTAACATGGGACACTGCTGAAGTCATGCAACTGTACATTCCTCAAGATAGAATATGGAAACCAGATTTGACACTTAAAAACGGCTTTACAAAATTGACTACACTTGGGTCCGACTTTATCTTAGCCCAGATTATGAATGGAGCTGTATTTTGGCAGCCGTTCGAGGTTTTCGAATCTAAATGTACGATTGACATTACTCACTTTCCTTTTGATCAACAAACGTGCGaacttgtttttgttgtttggtcATACTTCATAGATGACGTCAATGTTACAAAAGGTAACAACGGAATTGAAATAGAAGATATGGAAGAAAGTGCACAATGGAGCATAATTTCAACTTCTGCAAAAGAGGATAAAGAAGGAACAGAGTCAAAGGTCACATTTACACTTACACTACAACGGAGCTCTGGGtattatatttttaacattattatCCCAGTAATATTTCTAGGACTTCTGAATGTGTTTACATATGTCCTCCCAGCGGACAGTGGAGAAAAGATGGGTTACGCAATGACGGTTTTCTTgtcattttctgtttttctgaCAATCGTTAGTTCTGAATTACCCAAATCGTCCGGATCGTATTTCGGATATTATTTGATGGCCTTACTCGGATTTGGTGTAATAACAGTTTGTGTTACGGCATTTGAGCTCCGCATGCATCATTGGCAGAGCAAGGTGCCAAGTTGGGTTAAAACAATTATTCGATGTGCATGTTGCTGTTGTTGCTGCGAAGACAACCGTGTTGATGATGTGGAAAATAAAAAGAAGACAAAGAAGGTGACTTGGCCTGATGTTACCGCTTTTATAgattttgttatgttttggattttgtttatatcatttattGCTTTAACAGGAGTAGTAATGGTTATTTTAAAACTTAGGATTAAAATGCCATTttga
- the LOC143056884 gene encoding uncharacterized protein LOC143056884, translated as MTVTRPEAIYTSGHDGAAIPTTATVSRTRMLMPTFSSNQDNSVHIPDMIPWQPRRAIDLQSTVDNTQFVSQTGNVTNNDYVQIPNRIESVHENLGINVTQSIKEKILKGEFIDLACLLNDSVNTGSDKQKLTWAQGEFILQPISQQSKLTNIEKWTDAFIIFIYIYCAVHVNLFKELLKYMHTIRLGAQRNQGMGWKNYDEQYRLRKAHEPSSLWSNIDNELWLLYMQPVNTISNVSGHGNKCYSYNYEGSCWKIPCFYSHLCLRCNGSHPIINCQRQLGNVRPHVGNTQYNTGSQFQFRAPGAQYRAGPQFQFRPRIAESRVRFSPRNATQFTQARSRPNIRTMATW; from the exons ATGACGGTTACAAGGCCTGAGGCTATCTATACATCTGGACATGACGGCGCTGCCATACCAACAACTGCAACAGTATCAAGGACAAGAATGTTGATGCCAACATTTTCTAGCAATCAGGACAACTCCGTCCACATTCCGGACATGATACCATGGCAACCAAGACGAGCAATAGACCTCCAGTCAACTGTTGATAACACACAGTTTGTGTCACAAACAGGTAATGTGACCAATAATGATTATGTACAAATTCCCAATAGAATTGAAAGTGTTCATGAGAATCTAGGCATAAATGTAACACagtcaattaaagaaaaaatattgaaaggggAATTCATAGATTTAGCTTGTCTATTAAATGATTCAGTCAACACGGGTTCTGACAAACAAAAGTTGACATGGGCTCAAGGGGAATTCATTTTACAACCCATTTCTCAACAATCAAAACTTACAAATATTGAAAAGTGGACAGATgctttcatcatttttatttatatttattgtgcTGTGCACGTAAACCTATTTAAGGAACTGTTAAAATACATGCACACAATACGCCTTGGGGCTCAAAGAAACCAAGGTATGGGTTGGAAAAATTATGATGAGCAATATAGACTAAGAAAAGCTCATGAACCATCCAGTTTATGGAGTAATATAGACAATGAGCTTTGGTTGTTATATATGCAACCAGTGAATACTATCTCAAATGT TAGTGGTCATGGGAACAAATGCTATAGTTATAACTATGAGGGAAGCTGTTGGAAAATACCTTGCTTTTATAGCCATTTGTGTTTAAGGTGTAATGGTTCACATCCAATTATAAACTGTCAAAGACAACTGGGAAATGTGAGACCACATGTTGGTAATACACAATATAACACGGGCTCTCAGTTTCAGTTTCGGGCACCCGGGGCTCAGTATAGAGCAGGGCCCCAGTTTCAATTTCGCCCAAGGATCGCCGAGTCAAGAGTCAGATTTTCCCCAAGAAATGCCACACAGTTCACACAAGCAAGATCTAGACCAAATATCAGAACTATGGCGACTTGGTAG